AGGGCTTTCGAACTCTTGGCGGAGTTCGGCTGCCAGGCGGAAAACAGCCTGAAACCGGTTGTGCTGCAGGTGACCCGCGAGGTGGCCCGTGCTGCGGGGTCTTTAGGAATGATCGGCGGACAGGTTGTGGACCTCCTCTCCGAAGGGAAGCCAATCGAAGGCGATACTTTGACCTACATTCATACCCACAAGACAGGGGCGCTTTTTTTAGCTTCCGTCAGGGCGGGGGCGCTCCTGTGCGGTGCGTCGGAAAAAGAACTGGACGCTTTGACCGCTTATGCCGAGAATTTCGGGCTGGCTTTTCAAATCACCGATGACCTGCTGGACATTACCGGGGATGAAGCCAAACTGGGGAAACCGGTGGGGAGCGATGTCCGGAACGAAAAGGTCACTTATCCTTCTCTTTACGGCCTGGAAAAATCGCGGGTGCTGGCTGAGGAGGCAGTTAAGAAGGCTGTTTCAGCTGTTGGGTCGCTTCCGGGTTCAACCGGTCCCCTTGAACAGCTGGCGCAGTACCTGCTGGAAAGGGAAACATGAGTAAGAGATATGCATGAATTCTATACCGGGATCATAAACAATCACCTCTGGTTGGGATTCGTTTAACTCCTGAATAATTTACTAAGGCAGGTGCTTTTGTGGGACAGCTGGAAAAAATCGAAAACCCACGGGACTTGAAAAAATTGCCCGTAAGTGAACTGAATACGGTGGCTGGTGAGGTCCGCAGTCTTATCCTGGAGACCGTATCAAAAACCGGCGGGCATTTGGCTCCCAGCCTGGGCGTGGTTGAGCTGACCTTGGCGCTGCATTACGTTTTTAATTCGGAGAAAGACCAGATTATATGGGATGTGGGGCACCAGGCATATGGGCACAAGATACTGACCGGCAGGAAAGAAAAATTTCATACCTTGCGGCAGTTTCAGGGCATATCAGGTTTCCCTAAAAGGGAAGAGAGCCTCCACGACACTTTCAACACGGGGCACAGCAGCACTTCCATTTCGGCTGCCCTAGGATACGCCCTGGCCAGAGACAGGTTAGGGGAAAAAAATCATGTGATAGCCGTGATCGGCGACGGCGCCCTGACGGGAGGCCAGGCGTTTGAAGCTTTGAACCAGGCTGGGCACCTGGGGATCAATCTCCTGGTTGTTTTGAACGACAATGAGATGTCCATAGCCCAGAATGTTGGCGCCATGTCGTCCTATTTAAGCCGCCTGCGGGCAGATCCTTTGTATGCCAGGCGCAAGAAGGATATTGAGTATCTTTTGAACAGGGTTCCGGCGATTGGCCCGACTGTGGTGAAGGCTGTTGAGCGGGTAAAGGGCAGTCTCAAATACCTTCTTGTTCCAGGCATGATTTTTGAAGAGCTCGGCTTCACTTATCTTGGCCCCATTGACGGGCACAATATAACAGAACTCACCCGGGTCTTGTACAAGGCTCAAAGCTTGCAGGGTCCTGTCTTGCTTCATGTCCTGACGCAGAAAGGCAAGGGGTATTTGCCGGCGGAAAAAAACCCCGCCGTCTTTCACGGGGTGGGACCCTTTGAACTTAAAACCGGCAAGATTTTAAAGCCGCCGGGCCCGCCCACTTATACGGAGGTGTTTGGAGAGACAATAATTGACCTGGCCATGCGCGACAGCAAGGTGATGGCCATAACTGCGGCAATGCCTGATGGAACCGGATTGAGCAATTTCGGGAATAAGTTTCCCCACCGCTTTATTGATGTGGGCATAGCGGAGCAGAACGCCGTGACCATGGCGGCTGCTATGGCCTTGAAAGGATTAAAACCGGTCCTGGCGATTTATTCGACCTTTCTACAGCGCGCTTACGATCAGGTTCTTCATGACGTCTGCCTCCAAAATGCGCCAGTCCTTTTTGCTGTTGACCGGGCCGGGCTGGTTGGAGAAGACGGTCCAACTCATCATGGGGCTTTTGACCTGTCGTATTTAAGGCAGATGCCCGGTATGACTGTGATGTCCCCCAAAGACGAAGACGAACTTCGTCACATGCTCTACACGGCTTTGCAGTTTGACGGGCCGGTGGCCATTCGTTACCCGCGGGGCCGGGGAGTGGGAGTTAAATTCAGCGCCAGCTACCAAAAGTTGCCCTGGGGACGGGGAGAAGTGCTGGCCGTGGGCGACGATCTCCTTCTTTTGGCTGTGGGATCAATGGTCTATCCAGCGCTGGCCGTGCATCGAATACTCAAAGACGGGGGGATAACTTCGACGGTAATAAACGCGCGGTTCGTGAAACCCCTGGATGAAGAGTTGATCATCGATGCTGTGCAAAAACATCCCTGTTTTGTGACAATGGAGGAAAATGTTGTGGCCGGCGGGTTCGGCAGCGCGGTCTTGGAACTGCTCTTGAGAAACGGGATCAGCCAGATGAAGGGACTTACCATCGGGCTGCCCGATTGTTTTGTTACGCATGGAGCCATCGATGTTCTGAAAGATCACCTGGGCCTTACTCCTGCAAAGATGGCGGAAAGGATCAAGCAGCACTTCTCGCTGCGAACCGCCAAGCCGAAGGGACCAAAGATTTCGGTTTTGAACCGCAAGTAAAAGGCCCGGTCATGGCCTCGGGTTCAAAATCGCTAAAAGAAATCGCCAAAAGGAATGTGCATTATGGGGAAGGAACGTTTGGACCAGGTTCTGGTGAAAAAAGGGCTGGCTGCCAGCAGGGAGAAAGGGAAGGCCCTGATCATGGCCGGGAAGGTCTTTGTTAACCGGGTTAGGGCGGATAAACCCGGCGTCCTGGTAAGCGACAGCGATGAAATCGAACTGAAAGGTCAACCGTTTCCCTATGTCAGCCGCGGCGGGCTCAAGCTGGAAAAAGCCTTGCGGAAATTCCGGCTTAATATGGAAGGGAAGGTTGTAATGGATGTGGGGGCCTCTACGGGCGGGTTTACGCATTGCGCCCTGTTGAACGGGGCCTCCAGGGTCTACGCTGTTGACGTGGGTTACGGCCAGCTGGACTGGAGCCTTAGGCAGGATAGACGCGTGGTATGCCTGGAGAGAAAGAATGCCAGGCATTTGACGGGTGACGATATTGGCGAGGCGGTTGATATTGTAACTATTGATGTCTCTTTTATTTCTCTGAGAAAAATACTTCCGGCCGTTTACCCTTTTCTTAAATACGGCGGAGATGTCGTGGCCCTTATCAAACCGCAGTTTGAGGCCGGGCCGGAAAAGGTAGGGAAGAAAGGCGTGGTTAGGGACGCAAGGGTTCACGTTAGTGTTATCAGGGGAATTGTTGATTACTGCGGGGAGATAGGCCTGTCGCCGCTGGGGCTCGATTTTTCTCCTGTTGCCGGGCCGGAAGGCAACATTGAGTTCCTTTTGTGGCTCAACAAGGGCCGGGAAGGCGTAAGGACGGACTGGGAACAGGTTATCGAAAACGTGGTGCGGGAAGCGCGCGAGGAGTTGACGGGCTTGGGGTTAAGCAAGAAGAAAGAGACATAACAGCCGGGTAGTGAAAACATAATAACATAAACTTCGCCCAAATAGGCGATTTTTTTGCATAAAAAAGGGAATTACTGGAGTCTGTCGAATTTAATATAGGGGTGCTTGTTTTCATGACGGTGAAGGATGCCTTTATTCTTGGGCTTTTGCTGGGAGGGATTATCCTTATTTATTTTTTGAAGACCTGGAAAAGCAGCAGCTCAAAGAAAAGGCTTAAACGTGCCAAAAGGGGAGAAACCGGGGCCGTTCGGTTCTTGGAAGACCGGGGATATACTATAATTGAAGCGCAAAAAAAGAAAACAATAATAACCTGGATTAACGGGAAGCCGCGCCGGAGCCACCTTGCGGTTGATTACTACGTGAAAAAAGGAGGCAGAACTTATGTCGCGGAGGTGAAAACAGGCCGGAAGGTTTCCAGGCCGGCTCTTGCCGGCACCAGGAGGCAGCTTCTCGAATACTATTTAGCGTTCAGGCCCCATGGAATCCTGCTGGTAGACATGGAAAAAGGGATTCTTCATGAGATCGCTTTTGAGATATGCGACGAAATGAACGAAAAAAAGCGCTGGATTATAATTGCGGCCGCGGCGGGACTGCTCGGCTTTTTATGCGGCGGGCTACTGTTCAAAATGGCTGGTGGGGGGTATTGAATGTTTAACAAGGTAGGTATCATCGTCAACAACAGGAAAAAGCAGCCGGTCCAGTTGGCCAGGGAATTAATCAACTGGTTTCTGAAAAAGGGTATCCAGGTTTATACCACCGAAGAAGACGGGGCCGTGCTGGGAGTCGAAAAGGACATGACCACAGGCCGGCTGGGGCAGGAGGTTGACTGCGTCATCACCATAGGCGGAGACGGGACCTTTCTGAGGGCGGCGCGCCTGGCCTCGCCGTACAGTATCCCGATTCTTGGCATCAACATGGGGATGCTTGGGTTTTTGACGGAAGTGGAGCTTGGTGAAATGGACGAGGCCCTGCAAAAGCTTATCAGAGGCGATTATTACCTGGAAGACAGGATGATGCTTGAAGCCAGGGTTATCCGGGACGGCGGGGAGGCCGGTTCGTTTGTGGGGCTCAATGATGTCGTAATAAACAAGGGACCGCTGGCCCGCCTGGTCATTCTTGATATTTTTGTCGGCGATGAATTCGTCACCACGTATAAAGCGGACGGAGTGATAATTTCATCGCCGACAGGTTCTACGGCTTATTCGCTGTCGGCAGGCGGGCCCATCGTTCACCCGGAGGTGGAGGTAATTATCATCACTCCCATTTGTCCTCATACCTTGCAGGCACGCCCGCTGGTCATCCCGTCACATAAGACGGTCAGGGTCGATATTGTCAGCACCCAGCCCGATTCCATGCTTACCATTGACGGCCAGCACGGCTTTGAATTGAGAAACGGCGACCAAATCAATGCGGGGAAAGCGGTCAATTACACCCGGCTGGTGCGGATAAAGGAATACGAGTTCTTTAATATATTACAGGAAAAGTTGAAAACAGAAGGCAGGATGACCTATGAATGAAACCCTTCGCGCCACAGGGGTTTGCCACTTGCTCTTGGGCCGGCTTTTAGCCGCGGGGCAAACCGTGGTTGACGCCACGGCGGGAAACGGTAAAGATACCCTGTTCCTGGCAAAAGCGGTGGGAAAAAGCGGCAAGGTTTATGCCTTTGACATCCAGGCTGAAGCGCTGGAAAAAACGCGCAGCCTGCTGGAAGCGCACCGCTGCCTCGAGCAGGTGGAACTCATCCATGACAGCCATGAAAAAATAAACGATTATCTCGCGGAGCCGGTCAATGGATTCATTTTTAATCTGGGCTACCTGCCCGGAGGTGATAAAAGGATCACCACGGCTGCGGGCACAACAATCAACGCCCTCCGGCAGGCAGTGGAACGAACAGCCCCCGGCGGCATCATTGCGGTGGTTGTTTATCCCGGCCATCCCGGGGGCGAAGAGGAGGCCAGGGAAACCGAAGAATTCTTAAGCAATTTAGTTTCTCCTTACTGGCACGTGCTGGCCTGGAAAAAACTGAACGGGGAAAAAGCTGCCCCGGCTTTGATCGTTGCCTACAGGCAGGCATGAAAAGAGGTGATTCTTTTGAAGACAAGCAGGCAGAAAAAGATCCTGGAGATTGTTGAAAACAACGCTGTTTCAACCCAGGAAGAACTCGCCGACGCGCTGCGCGCGGCGGGGTACAACGTAACGCAGGCGACAGTTTCCCGCGATATTAAGGAACTGCGCCTGGTTAAGGTGGCAACGGGTGAGAACACTTACAGGTACGGGCTGCCTGTGGAGCAGGAATCGGCCAAAAACGAAGAACGCCTGCGCCGGATGATGAAGGAACTGGTGGTGAGCATTGCCGCTAGTGACAATATCGTGGTGCTGAAAACCTATCCCGGGAATGCCCAGGCCGTCGCTTCCCTGATTGACGGCGCTAGATGGCCGGAAATTATCGGTTCCGTAGCTGGAGACGATACAATAATATTGATTGTTAAAACTCCACATGAGGTTAGACCCGAATCGGCCCGTTTAATGTTTAAGCTAAAAAGCATGATGGAGTAGGTGTTGGCAAGGATGCTCGAAAGGTTATATATTAAAAATTTTGCGTTAATCGAGGAGCTGACGGTTGTTTTTAACGAGAACCTTAATGTTTTGACGGGGGAAACAGGCGCCGGCAAGTCCATAGTAATAGATGCTGTTTCTGTCTTGCTGGGAGGCAGGGCCCAGGCTGAATA
Above is a genomic segment from Peptococcaceae bacterium containing:
- a CDS encoding polyprenyl synthetase family protein, producing MDLKKYLLKKAGQVDKALSALLPENSVYPEIIHEAMRYSLFAGGKRLRPILCLASAEALGKESGPLLPVACALEMVHTYSLIHDDLPAMDDDDYRRGKLTSHKVFGEGIAILAGDALLTRAFELLAEFGCQAENSLKPVVLQVTREVARAAGSLGMIGGQVVDLLSEGKPIEGDTLTYIHTHKTGALFLASVRAGALLCGASEKELDALTAYAENFGLAFQITDDLLDITGDEAKLGKPVGSDVRNEKVTYPSLYGLEKSRVLAEEAVKKAVSAVGSLPGSTGPLEQLAQYLLERET
- the dxs gene encoding 1-deoxy-D-xylulose-5-phosphate synthase, which produces MGQLEKIENPRDLKKLPVSELNTVAGEVRSLILETVSKTGGHLAPSLGVVELTLALHYVFNSEKDQIIWDVGHQAYGHKILTGRKEKFHTLRQFQGISGFPKREESLHDTFNTGHSSTSISAALGYALARDRLGEKNHVIAVIGDGALTGGQAFEALNQAGHLGINLLVVLNDNEMSIAQNVGAMSSYLSRLRADPLYARRKKDIEYLLNRVPAIGPTVVKAVERVKGSLKYLLVPGMIFEELGFTYLGPIDGHNITELTRVLYKAQSLQGPVLLHVLTQKGKGYLPAEKNPAVFHGVGPFELKTGKILKPPGPPTYTEVFGETIIDLAMRDSKVMAITAAMPDGTGLSNFGNKFPHRFIDVGIAEQNAVTMAAAMALKGLKPVLAIYSTFLQRAYDQVLHDVCLQNAPVLFAVDRAGLVGEDGPTHHGAFDLSYLRQMPGMTVMSPKDEDELRHMLYTALQFDGPVAIRYPRGRGVGVKFSASYQKLPWGRGEVLAVGDDLLLLAVGSMVYPALAVHRILKDGGITSTVINARFVKPLDEELIIDAVQKHPCFVTMEENVVAGGFGSAVLELLLRNGISQMKGLTIGLPDCFVTHGAIDVLKDHLGLTPAKMAERIKQHFSLRTAKPKGPKISVLNRK
- a CDS encoding TlyA family RNA methyltransferase yields the protein MGKERLDQVLVKKGLAASREKGKALIMAGKVFVNRVRADKPGVLVSDSDEIELKGQPFPYVSRGGLKLEKALRKFRLNMEGKVVMDVGASTGGFTHCALLNGASRVYAVDVGYGQLDWSLRQDRRVVCLERKNARHLTGDDIGEAVDIVTIDVSFISLRKILPAVYPFLKYGGDVVALIKPQFEAGPEKVGKKGVVRDARVHVSVIRGIVDYCGEIGLSPLGLDFSPVAGPEGNIEFLLWLNKGREGVRTDWEQVIENVVREAREELTGLGLSKKKET
- a CDS encoding NAD(+)/NADH kinase; translated protein: MFNKVGIIVNNRKKQPVQLARELINWFLKKGIQVYTTEEDGAVLGVEKDMTTGRLGQEVDCVITIGGDGTFLRAARLASPYSIPILGINMGMLGFLTEVELGEMDEALQKLIRGDYYLEDRMMLEARVIRDGGEAGSFVGLNDVVINKGPLARLVILDIFVGDEFVTTYKADGVIISSPTGSTAYSLSAGGPIVHPEVEVIIITPICPHTLQARPLVIPSHKTVRVDIVSTQPDSMLTIDGQHGFELRNGDQINAGKAVNYTRLVRIKEYEFFNILQEKLKTEGRMTYE
- a CDS encoding methyltransferase domain-containing protein, whose translation is MNETLRATGVCHLLLGRLLAAGQTVVDATAGNGKDTLFLAKAVGKSGKVYAFDIQAEALEKTRSLLEAHRCLEQVELIHDSHEKINDYLAEPVNGFIFNLGYLPGGDKRITTAAGTTINALRQAVERTAPGGIIAVVVYPGHPGGEEEARETEEFLSNLVSPYWHVLAWKKLNGEKAAPALIVAYRQA
- the argR gene encoding arginine repressor, producing MKTSRQKKILEIVENNAVSTQEELADALRAAGYNVTQATVSRDIKELRLVKVATGENTYRYGLPVEQESAKNEERLRRMMKELVVSIAASDNIVVLKTYPGNAQAVASLIDGARWPEIIGSVAGDDTIILIVKTPHEVRPESARLMFKLKSMME